The Fragaria vesca subsp. vesca linkage group LG2, FraVesHawaii_1.0, whole genome shotgun sequence genome includes a window with the following:
- the LOC101290837 gene encoding TMV resistance protein N-like, which produces MACNMNRGVTASSSSSFTPIRWSYDVFLSFRGEDTRNNFTGHLYTALCQRGLHTFIDDHDLRKGEEIGPTLVKAVQESRVSVIVFSENYASSKWCLDELLIILDCKESKGQLVWPIFYKVNPSDVRNQRGSFAVAMREHEVQFNFDMDRVQSWRTALTHAASLSGWHFPDGHESKFIQNIVEEISIQVSNRTYLKVAKYPVGLESRVRDVHELLCVEENDVRMVGIWGIGGIGKTTVAKSVYGSIAHRFEGSCFLANVRERSSVPHEGLVQLQETLLSKILGGVGVKLNNIDDPAFEIEKRLWNKRVLIVLDDVDHLKQLENLAGGYSWFGPGS; this is translated from the exons ATGGCTTGCAATATGAATAGAGGTGTTACTGCTTCTTCTTCTTCTTCTTTTACTCCGATTAGGTGGAGTTATGATGTGTTCTTGAGTTTTAGAGGTGAAGATACACGCAATAATTTTACTGGCCATTTGTATACTGCTTTGTGCCAGAGGGGTCTTCACACCTTCATAGATGATCATGATCTTAGAAAAGGAGAAGAGATTGGACCAACACTTGTCAAGGCAGTTCAGGAGTCGAGGGTTTCTGTTATTGTATTCTCTGAAAACTATGCATCCTCCAAATGGTGCTTGGATGAACTCCTCATCATCCTTGATTGTAAAGAATCAAAGGGTCAACTTGTTTGGCCCATTTTTTATAAGGTGAATCCTTCGGATGTACGAAATCAGAGAGGCAGCTTTGCTGTGGCAATGCGTGAGCATGAAGTGCAGTTCAACTTCGACATGGACCGGGTGCAGAGTTGGAGGACAGCCCTTACTCACGCAGCTAGTCTGTCTGGTTGGCATTTTCCAGACGG GCATGAATCCAAGTTTATCCAAAATATTGTTGAAGAGATCTCAATTCAAGTATCAAATCGGACATACTTGAAAGTTGCGAAGTATCCTGTAGGACTGGAATCTCGTGTCCGGGATGTGCATGAGCTTCTATGTGTTGAGGAAAATGATGTTCGCATGGTGGGAATATGGGGGATTGGAGGCATTGGTAAGACAACAGTTGCCAAATCTGTTTATGGGTCAATTGCTCATCGATTTGAAGGTAGCTGTTTTCTGGCAAATGTGAGAGAAAGATCATCAGTGCCACATGAAGGCTTAGTTCAACTGCAAGAAACTCTTCTTTCCAAGATTTTAGGGGGTGTAGGAGTAAAGCTAAACAATATCGATGATCCTGCTTTTGAGATAGAGAAAAGGCTATGGAATAAGAGGGTTCTAATTGTTCTAGATGATGTGGATCATCTAAAGCAATTAGAAAACTTAGCTGGAGGATATAGTTGGTTTGGTCCGGGCAGTTGA
- the LOC101315311 gene encoding transcription factor VIP1-like, whose product MEMDSNNHSFSSPTSSNDIEQMPETPHRGGSYHRRAHSDFSSFRLPNFDDLLLFDPSDLDLSSFPSPVPPRGATSTSSAAVPMPIDDSDDSSASRPRPSSSATAAHFRSLSVDSDFFDGLGFSGDAVSGKEVVGGKRPGAGGHRHSNSMDGSFDSELSLDGLKKSITPDKLAELSLIDPKRAKRILANRQSAARSKERKVRYANELERKVQTLQTEATTLSAQVTLLQRDTTAITAENKELKIRLQAMEQQAQLRDALNEKLKEEVERLKIETNQTPLGNGNPFYRGLPRQYAAPQSAMHNQLGGSQSQHQQLHMRHNQNVNGQSHPSFMDFNQRA is encoded by the exons ATGGAAATGGATTCCAACAACCACAGCTTCTCCTCACCCACCTCCTCAAACGACATTGAGCAGATGCCGGAAACCCCCCACCGCGGCGGCTCCTACCACCGGCGCGCCCACTCCGACTTCTCCTCCTTCCGCCTCCCCAACTTCGACGACCTCCTCCTCTTCGACCCTTCCGACCTCGACCTCTCCTCCTTCCCCTCTCCCGTCCCGCCACGTGGCGCCACCTCCACCTCCTCCGCCGCCGTCCCCATGCCGATCGATGACTCCGACGACTCCTCCGCCTCCCGCCCCAGGCCCAGCTCCTCCGCCACCGCCGCTCATTTCCGCAGCCTCTCCGTCGACTCCGACTTCTTCGACGGCCTCGGATTCTCCGGAGACGCCGTCTCCGGGAAGGAAGTCGTTGGGGGTAAGAGGCCCGGCGCCGGCGGCCACAGGCATAGCAACTCCATGGACGGCTCCTTCGATTCTGAGCTCTCTCTCGATGGTCTCAAGAAGTCCATCACTCCTGATAAGCTCGCTGAGCTCTCTCTGATTGACCCCAAGAGAGCTAAAAG GATCTTAGCTAATAGGCAATCTGCGGCGAGGTCCAAGGAGAGGAAGGTGAGATATGCAAATGAGCTGGAGAGGAAGGTGCAGACGCTTCAGACAGAGGCTACCACTCTATCGGCACAGGTCACACTGTTACAG AGAGACACCACTGCAATAACTGCTGAGAATAAGGAGCTCAAAATTCGGCTACAGGCTATGGAGCAACAAGCACAACTGAGAGATG CGTTGAATGAAAAACTAAAGGAGGAAGTGGAGCGGCTTAAGATTGAAACCAACCAAACCCCCCTTGGGAATGGAAACCCTTTCTACAGAGGGCTCCCCCGACAATATGCGGCACCCCAGTCTGCCATGCATAATCAGCTTGGAGGTAGCCAGAGCCAGCACCAGCAGCTCCACATGCGTCACAACCAGAACGTTAACGGGCAGTCACACCCGAGTTTCATGGACTTCAACCAGAGGGCCTAG